A region of the Longimicrobium sp. genome:
CGCTCGAAGCGGTTGAGCCACGACATCACGTCCGGCGGCGGCGTGTACGAGGCCACCTTGTGCGACCGCGCCTCGCCCTGCTCCAGCCCGGCGACGATGTGCTCGTAGTTGCTGCCGGGGTGCCACAGCACCCAGTCCTCCAGCCCCACGTCGTATACGCCCTTCTTCTGCTGCCGAAGCTGCTCCGCCCCGTACTTCTGGTGGTTGCGTCCCAGCCAGGGCGCGCTGAACGCCTGCAGCCACGGCATGATGCGCGCGGGCTGCACCCCCGCCTCCTGCAGCTTGTCGTTGCGCCACCGCGCCATCCCGGCAGACTTGAACAGCACCTCGTACGGCATCAGGTCGGGCTTCCGCACGCCGGGCAGGTGCGTGGGAAAGTAGTGCGACGGGTACATCATGGGCAGGATGTGGTCGGCGATGGCGCTGATCGTCTCCCACTGCTGCCCGATGTTCACGTCGCTCCCCTCGTTGGGCGACAGGCCGAACACGTCCGCCGTCACCGTCACGCCCAGCGGATGCAGCCGTCGCCGCGCCTCCAGCAGGAACGCGGCGATGGCGTCGGTGCGGTCGCCCTTGGCCTTGGGGTGCACCTGCGCCGGAAGGCTCTTGTACGGCTCGGCGAAGCGCACGTAGTCGAACTGGATCTCGTCGAATCCCAGCTTCGCCACCTCTTCGGCGATGTCGAGGTTGTAGTCCCACACTTCCTCGTCCCACGGGCTCACCCAGGTGTTCCCCGCCTTGTCCACCCACAGGCCGCCGCTGGGGTTTTTGACCGACCAGTTCGGACGCGCCTTGGAAAGGATGGGATCCTTGAAGACGACGATGCGCGCGATCGTCCAGATGCCGTGCGCGTGCAGGGTGTCGGTGAACGCCTTGGGATTGCGTATGGTGATCTCGCTGTCCTCCGTCATCTCGTTCTGGAGGGCCAGGCTGCTCACGTAGTGCAGCCCGCGCTCGTCCTTGACGTCCACGACGAAGGCGTTGATCTCGGTCTGGTCGGCGATCTCGATCAGCCGCTTGCGGTGCACGCCGGACCCGGCCTTGTACGCGTTGACGTACAGCCCGCGGATGATCGGCGGCGCCTTGCCGCGCGGCGAGCGGGTGGCCTGCGGCTGGGTCGGCGCCGCGCTGTCGCCCTTGGCCACCTGCGCGCTGTCGCCCCCCGCATCCTTCTCTCCCGCCCCACCTCCGCCGCCGTCGCACGCGGCCAGAACGACCGCGAGCGGCACCATCGCGAGCCGGCGCACACTGATCATCGACATGCTTTTCTGAGCTTGATTGTGGACCTGGATGCGCCTGAACGCGCACCCTGCGGAGCGGCGGCAAGGTTCGCGCCGGGGGCAACGGACGGGGGCGGCGCCCACACCGTGGACGCCGCCCCCCGTCATCCCTGCCCGCAGCTGACGTCGGCCGCGGTTACCGCCCCGGCGTCCAGGCGTTGTTTCGCCGGTTCGCGTCGGGAAAGTACCGCAGCGGGTCGATCTCCACCCGCGTGACGGTGCCCGAGACGGGAATGGTCACCGTCTTCACACGCGTGGACGGGTTCAGCCACTGGTCGATGGTAATGGTGTGCGTCACCGTCTGCCCGCCGCTGGTCGTGACGACGATCTCCGCCGGCGCGGGCGCCTGGCCCACGTCGCGCACCGTCACCTGCACGCCGTTGGCGGTGGGCC
Encoded here:
- a CDS encoding putative glycoside hydrolase, giving the protein MSMISVRRLAMVPLAVVLAACDGGGGGAGEKDAGGDSAQVAKGDSAAPTQPQATRSPRGKAPPIIRGLYVNAYKAGSGVHRKRLIEIADQTEINAFVVDVKDERGLHYVSSLALQNEMTEDSEITIRNPKAFTDTLHAHGIWTIARIVVFKDPILSKARPNWSVKNPSGGLWVDKAGNTWVSPWDEEVWDYNLDIAEEVAKLGFDEIQFDYVRFAEPYKSLPAQVHPKAKGDRTDAIAAFLLEARRRLHPLGVTVTADVFGLSPNEGSDVNIGQQWETISAIADHILPMMYPSHYFPTHLPGVRKPDLMPYEVLFKSAGMARWRNDKLQEAGVQPARIMPWLQAFSAPWLGRNHQKYGAEQLRQQKKGVYDVGLEDWVLWHPGSNYEHIVAGLEQGEARSHKVASYTPPPDVMSWLNRFER